A single Candidatus Desulfofervidus auxilii DNA region contains:
- a CDS encoding succinate dehydrogenase iron-sulfur subunit produces the protein MQKKFIIQRFCPEKDKIPYWQIYEIDCQEDWTVLDALEAIRAFDPTLTYRRVCRHGVCGSCAMNINGFNSLACETRIASLPKNIKIRPLPGFPIIRDLVVDLERLYQNYTVIKPYLIASSPPEKEYIQSLEERHLLDGFYECLLCGACTSACPTFWVNQNFLGPGIFLQACRFILDSRDKGFNLRKEILRKSDIWRCHGILNCVEACPKGLNPFQAIMHLRKILLFGGKR, from the coding sequence AAAGGATAAAATACCTTATTGGCAAATATATGAAATAGATTGCCAAGAAGACTGGACAGTATTAGATGCCCTTGAAGCTATTAGAGCTTTTGACCCTACTTTAACTTATCGACGTGTTTGTAGACATGGTGTCTGTGGTTCATGTGCAATGAACATAAATGGTTTTAATTCTTTAGCCTGTGAAACAAGGATAGCTAGTTTACCAAAAAATATTAAAATTAGACCATTGCCTGGTTTTCCTATTATAAGAGATTTGGTTGTTGATTTAGAAAGACTTTATCAAAATTACACTGTTATTAAGCCATATCTTATTGCTTCTTCACCACCAGAAAAAGAATATATTCAATCTTTAGAAGAGCGTCATTTATTAGATGGCTTTTATGAATGTCTTTTATGTGGTGCATGTACATCTGCTTGTCCTACATTTTGGGTCAATCAGAATTTTTTAGGTCCAGGGATATTTTTGCAAGCCTGCCGTTTTATACTAGATAGCCGTGATAAAGGGTTTAATTTACGGAAAGAAATATTGAGAAAGTCTGATATATGGCGATGTCATGGTATTCTCAATTGTGTAGAGGCTTGTCCTAAAGGTCTTAATCCTTTTCAAGCAATTATGCATTTAAGAAAAATTTTATTATTTGGAGGAAAACGATGA
- a CDS encoding substrate-binding domain-containing protein, whose product MKEKFPIIPNNRADDIHNLEHLHEADLILYMAGNQFMVMEELLKAFKEMHPHIKHIFYETLPPGLELKQILAGGAVFQDKILPGIPDVYAAVNEKAMHKLEEAGLIEKDNYFVYLHNRIVLMVKEGNPLKINSVLDLARDEVRISQPNPELEDIGIHILNMYRDAGGETLVYRIMEEKRAEGTTIFTVVHHRETPLRLKKCTVDVGPVWATEVLTAKKFGLKVEMIEPGENLDQRHKVNYFIGRLKQSPHPENAEKFLEFIKTKTAQAIYEKYGFIPHW is encoded by the coding sequence ATGAAAGAAAAATTTCCTATTATTCCTAATAATCGGGCTGATGACATTCATAATTTAGAACATCTTCATGAAGCGGATTTAATTCTTTATATGGCAGGTAATCAATTTATGGTTATGGAAGAGTTACTTAAAGCTTTTAAAGAGATGCATCCACACATAAAACATATTTTTTATGAAACACTGCCTCCTGGATTAGAACTAAAACAAATTTTAGCTGGAGGTGCTGTTTTTCAAGATAAAATTTTACCTGGTATTCCAGATGTTTATGCTGCTGTTAATGAAAAAGCAATGCATAAATTAGAAGAGGCAGGATTAATTGAAAAAGATAATTATTTTGTTTATTTACATAACCGTATTGTACTTATGGTAAAAGAAGGGAATCCTTTAAAAATAAATTCTGTGCTAGATTTGGCAAGAGATGAAGTAAGAATCTCACAACCAAATCCAGAATTAGAGGATATTGGTATTCACATTCTTAATATGTATCGTGATGCTGGAGGTGAAACATTAGTATATAGAATTATGGAAGAAAAAAGAGCAGAAGGTACTACAATTTTTACTGTTGTTCATCATCGTGAGACTCCTTTGCGTTTAAAAAAATGCACAGTAGATGTTGGGCCTGTTTGGGCAACAGAAGTTTTAACAGCAAAAAAATTTGGTTTAAAAGTAGAAATGATAGAGCCAGGTGAAAATTTGGATCAACGTCATAAAGTTAACTATTTTATTGGTCGATTAAAACAATCTCCACATCCTGAAAATGCAGAGAAATTTTTAGAATTTATTAAAACAAAAACAGCTCAAGCTATTTATGAAAAATATGGATTTATTCCACATTGGTAG